A genomic window from Streptomyces mirabilis includes:
- a CDS encoding catalase, producing MSKRVLTTESGAPVADNQNSATAGAGGPLLLQDQHLLEKLARFNRERIPERVVHARGSGAYGHFEVTDDVTGFTHADFLNTVGKRTEVFLRFSTVADNLGGADAVRDPRGFAVKFYTEEGNYDLVGNNTPVFFIKDPLKFPDFIHSQKRDPFTGKQEPDNVWDFWAHAPEATHQVTWLMGDRGIPASYRHMNGYGSHTYQWTNAEGEAFFVKYHFKTNQGVRSLSTEQAQEIAGKDPNSHQTDLLQAIERGVRPSWTLYVQIMPAAEAADYRFNPFDLTKVWPHRDFPLQRVGRLVLDRNPDNVFAEVEQAAFSPNNFVPGIGPSPDKMLQGRLFAYADAHRYRLGVNHTQLAVNAPKATTADNYGRDGFMASNAQGRAAKNYEPNSYGGPAETGRPLSAPLAVAGWTGAHEAPLHTKDDDFFQAGELYRLMSADERSRLIANIAGGLAQVSRDDVVEKNLAHFHAADPEYGRRVAEAVHALRED from the coding sequence ATGTCGAAGCGTGTGCTTACGACCGAGTCCGGTGCTCCGGTCGCCGACAACCAGAACTCAGCCACCGCCGGCGCAGGCGGCCCGCTCCTCCTCCAGGACCAGCACCTCCTGGAGAAGCTCGCCCGGTTCAACCGCGAGCGCATCCCGGAGCGCGTGGTGCACGCCCGCGGCTCCGGCGCGTACGGCCACTTCGAGGTCACGGACGACGTCACCGGCTTCACCCACGCCGACTTCCTGAACACGGTCGGCAAGCGCACCGAGGTTTTCCTCCGCTTCTCCACCGTGGCCGACAACCTGGGCGGCGCGGACGCGGTCCGCGACCCGCGCGGCTTCGCGGTCAAGTTCTACACGGAGGAGGGGAATTACGACCTCGTCGGGAACAACACCCCGGTCTTCTTCATCAAGGACCCGCTCAAGTTCCCCGACTTCATCCACTCCCAGAAGCGCGACCCGTTCACGGGCAAGCAGGAGCCGGACAACGTCTGGGACTTCTGGGCGCACGCCCCCGAGGCCACGCACCAGGTGACCTGGCTGATGGGCGACCGCGGCATCCCCGCCTCGTACCGGCACATGAACGGCTACGGCTCGCACACCTACCAGTGGACGAACGCCGAGGGTGAGGCCTTCTTCGTCAAGTACCACTTCAAGACGAACCAGGGCGTCCGAAGCCTCTCCACCGAGCAGGCGCAGGAGATCGCGGGCAAGGACCCGAACTCCCACCAGACGGACCTCCTGCAGGCCATCGAGCGGGGCGTACGCCCGTCCTGGACCCTCTACGTCCAGATCATGCCCGCGGCCGAGGCGGCGGACTACCGCTTCAACCCCTTCGACCTCACCAAGGTGTGGCCGCACCGGGACTTCCCGCTCCAGCGCGTGGGCCGACTGGTCCTGGACCGCAACCCCGACAACGTCTTCGCCGAGGTCGAGCAGGCCGCGTTCTCCCCGAACAACTTCGTTCCGGGCATCGGCCCCTCCCCCGACAAGATGCTCCAGGGCCGGCTGTTCGCCTACGCGGACGCCCACCGCTACCGCCTCGGCGTCAACCACACCCAACTCGCCGTGAACGCTCCGAAGGCCACGACCGCGGACAACTACGGCCGCGACGGCTTCATGGCATCCAACGCGCAGGGCCGCGCCGCCAAGAACTACGAGCCGAACTCCTACGGCGGCCCGGCCGAGACCGGCCGCCCGCTGTCGGCCCCGCTGGCCGTCGCCGGCTGGACCGGCGCCCACGAGGCTCCCCTGCACACCAAGGACGACGACTTCTTCCAGGCCGGCGAGCTCTACCGCCTGATGTCGGCCGACGAGCGGTCCCGGCTGATCGCCAACATCGCCGGTGGCCTCGCGCAGGTCTCCCGCGACGACGTCGTCGAGAAGAACCTCGCCCACTTCCACGCCGCCGACCCGGAGTACGGCCGGCGCGTGGCGGAAGCGGTCCACGCCCTGCGCGAGGACTGA
- a CDS encoding 2-hydroxy-3-oxopropionate reductase: MSSTLADSSHPNRPARPAVAWIGLGIMGSPMSENLVKAGYDVTGFTLEQDKLERLAAAGGTAAGSIAEAVRDADVVITMVPASPQVEAIAYGPDGILENARSGALLIDMSSITPQTSIDLAKAAAAKGIRVLDAPVSGGEAGAIEAVLSIMVGGEQADFDEAEPLFEALGKTIVLCGPHGSGQTVKAANQLIVAVNIQACAEAVVFLEKSGVDLKAALDVLGGGLAGSTVLTRKKDNFLNRDFKPGFRIDLHHKDLGIVTDAARTVGAALPVGAVVAQLVASLRAQGDGGLDHSALLRSVERLSGAQL, encoded by the coding sequence ATGAGCAGCACTCTTGCAGATTCTTCCCACCCGAACCGCCCGGCCCGTCCGGCGGTCGCCTGGATCGGTCTCGGCATCATGGGCTCCCCCATGTCGGAGAACCTGGTCAAGGCCGGGTACGACGTCACCGGGTTCACGTTGGAGCAGGACAAGCTGGAGCGCCTCGCCGCCGCGGGCGGTACGGCCGCCGGCTCGATCGCCGAGGCCGTGCGGGACGCCGACGTGGTGATCACGATGGTGCCCGCCTCCCCGCAGGTCGAGGCCATCGCGTACGGCCCCGACGGCATCCTGGAGAACGCGAGGTCCGGCGCGCTGCTGATCGACATGTCGTCGATCACCCCGCAGACCTCCATCGACCTCGCGAAGGCGGCCGCCGCGAAGGGGATCCGGGTTCTGGACGCTCCCGTGTCCGGCGGCGAGGCCGGGGCGATCGAGGCCGTGCTGTCGATCATGGTCGGCGGCGAGCAGGCCGACTTCGACGAGGCCGAGCCGCTCTTCGAGGCGCTCGGCAAGACCATCGTGCTCTGCGGTCCGCACGGCTCCGGCCAGACCGTGAAGGCCGCGAACCAGCTGATCGTCGCCGTGAACATCCAGGCGTGCGCCGAGGCCGTGGTCTTCCTGGAGAAGTCCGGCGTGGACCTGAAGGCCGCGCTCGACGTCCTGGGCGGCGGGCTCGCCGGCTCCACCGTACTGACGCGGAAGAAGGACAACTTCCTGAACCGCGACTTCAAGCCGGGCTTCCGCATCGACCTGCACCACAAGGACCTGGGCATCGTCACGGACGCCGCCCGCACGGTCGGCGCCGCGCTGCCGGTGGGCGCCGTGGTCGCCCAGCTCGTCGCCTCCCTGCGCGCCCAGGGCGACGGCGGCCTCGACCACTCGGCCCTCCTCCGCTCCGTGGAACGCCTCTCGGGCGCACAACTCTGA
- a CDS encoding TIM barrel protein, producing the protein MPGSEWGTATEQRFNVNLSILFTELPLLERPAAAAAAGFTAVELWWPWVDSPTPERSELDALKKAIEDAGVQLTGLNFYAGQLPGPDRGALSIPGAESERFRANIDVAADFARSLGCKALNALYGNRVEGVEAAEQDALALENLVLAARAADRIGAILLIETLNQPESPLYPLVSAPAGVAVVDRVNEATGLGNARFLMDLYHLSMNGEDLPSVIERYAAKTGHVQIADNPGRGAPGTGTLPLEDLLGRLRKAGYEGWVGLEYKPGDRPSAAAFDWLPAEARAAR; encoded by the coding sequence ATGCCGGGTTCCGAATGGGGCACAGCCACCGAGCAACGCTTCAACGTCAACCTGTCGATCCTCTTCACCGAACTCCCGCTCCTGGAGCGCCCCGCGGCCGCCGCCGCGGCGGGCTTCACCGCGGTCGAGCTGTGGTGGCCCTGGGTCGACTCCCCCACCCCGGAGCGGTCCGAACTCGACGCCTTGAAGAAGGCGATCGAGGACGCGGGCGTCCAGCTGACGGGGCTGAACTTCTACGCCGGACAGCTGCCCGGCCCCGACCGGGGCGCGCTGTCGATCCCCGGCGCCGAGTCGGAGAGGTTCCGCGCCAACATCGACGTGGCGGCCGACTTCGCGCGGTCGCTGGGCTGCAAGGCCCTCAACGCGCTGTACGGCAACCGTGTCGAGGGCGTGGAGGCGGCCGAGCAGGACGCGCTCGCGCTGGAGAACCTGGTCCTCGCGGCGCGGGCCGCCGACCGGATCGGCGCGATCCTCCTGATCGAGACCCTCAACCAGCCCGAGTCGCCGCTCTATCCCCTGGTGAGCGCCCCGGCGGGAGTCGCCGTCGTCGACAGGGTCAACGAGGCGACCGGCCTCGGCAACGCCAGGTTCCTCATGGACCTGTACCACCTGTCCATGAACGGCGAGGACCTGCCGTCGGTGATCGAGCGGTACGCCGCGAAGACCGGCCACGTGCAGATCGCCGACAATCCCGGGCGCGGCGCCCCGGGCACCGGGACCCTGCCCCTGGAGGACCTGCTCGGCCGGCTGAGGAAGGCCGGCTACGAGGGCTGGGTCGGCCTGGAGTACAAGCCGGGCGACCGTCCGAGCGCGGCGGCCTTCGACTGGCTGCCGGCCGAGGCCCGAGCCGCCCGCTGA
- a CDS encoding helix-turn-helix domain-containing protein, translating to MTGIGDDPFVAAVKPLVDAMGGEMVAPDRAGPDDVVLSWEGVDVVAVRLPQLADSLDHILVALERKQGKPLADLDRKSKQEVVRVLEARGAFSVRHGVETVASALGVSRFTVYNYLNREKEA from the coding sequence GTGACCGGTATCGGAGACGACCCCTTCGTCGCGGCGGTCAAGCCGCTGGTCGACGCCATGGGGGGCGAGATGGTGGCGCCCGACCGGGCCGGCCCCGATGACGTCGTGCTCTCCTGGGAGGGTGTGGACGTGGTCGCCGTACGGCTGCCGCAGCTGGCCGACTCGCTCGATCACATCCTGGTCGCCCTGGAGCGCAAGCAGGGCAAGCCGCTGGCCGACCTCGACCGCAAGTCCAAGCAGGAGGTCGTTCGGGTGCTCGAGGCCCGCGGAGCCTTCTCGGTGCGGCACGGCGTGGAGACGGTGGCGAGCGCGCTGGGCGTCAGCCGCTTCACCGTCTACAACTACCTGAACCGCGAGAAGGAGGCCTGA
- the uraD gene encoding 2-oxo-4-hydroxy-4-carboxy-5-ureidoimidazoline decarboxylase — translation MTSSTTPGGLARFNALEEHAAHAALREACASTAWVRTLLAHRPYTTPDDLFAASDAAMAELTAEDLAEAMAGHPPIGRPRPGDPTSSREQRGMTGASAELKEEMLELNLAYQERFGHVFLICATGRTGEQMRDAVKERIGNSPEQEREIVRSELGKINRIRLARLVEEENV, via the coding sequence GTGACTTCGAGTACGACACCCGGCGGCCTCGCCCGGTTCAACGCCCTGGAGGAGCACGCGGCCCACGCCGCCCTCCGCGAGGCGTGCGCGTCGACGGCCTGGGTGCGCACCCTGCTCGCCCACCGCCCGTACACCACCCCCGACGACCTCTTCGCCGCGAGCGACGCCGCCATGGCCGAGCTGACCGCCGAGGACCTGGCGGAGGCGATGGCGGGGCACCCGCCGATCGGGCGGCCGAGGCCCGGGGACCCCACCTCCTCCCGGGAGCAGCGCGGCATGACCGGTGCCTCCGCGGAGCTCAAGGAGGAGATGCTCGAATTGAACCTGGCGTACCAGGAGAGGTTCGGCCATGTCTTCCTGATCTGCGCCACCGGCCGGACCGGCGAGCAGATGCGCGACGCGGTCAAGGAACGGATCGGCAACTCGCCCGAGCAGGAGCGCGAGATCGTCCGCTCCGAACTGGGCAAGATCAACCGCATCCGGCTGGCCCGTCTCGTGGAGGAGGAGAACGTATGA
- the uraH gene encoding hydroxyisourate hydrolase, with the protein MSTDTTASVSTHILDTSVGRPAEGVAVRLAARCGRTADWRELGGSATDADGRCKDLPALPEGTTHVRLDFEVEAYFEKKQADAQQDAPANRDSGASGVFFPEVTITFAVRPGEHYHVPLLLNPFGYSVYRGS; encoded by the coding sequence ATGAGCACCGACACCACCGCATCCGTGTCCACGCACATCCTGGACACCAGCGTCGGACGCCCCGCCGAGGGCGTCGCCGTCCGGCTCGCGGCCCGTTGCGGCCGCACGGCGGACTGGCGGGAGCTCGGCGGCTCCGCGACCGACGCGGACGGGCGGTGCAAGGACCTCCCGGCGCTGCCGGAGGGGACGACCCACGTACGGCTCGACTTCGAGGTCGAGGCGTACTTCGAGAAGAAGCAAGCCGATGCGCAGCAGGACGCCCCCGCGAATCGGGACAGCGGTGCGAGCGGAGTGTTCTTCCCCGAGGTGACCATCACCTTCGCCGTCAGGCCGGGCGAGCACTACCACGTACCGCTGCTGCTCAACCCGTTCGGCTACTCCGTTTACCGAGGGAGCTAG
- the pucL gene encoding factor-independent urate hydroxylase, with protein MTDHSHRGRPVMLGQNQYGKAENRVVKITRDGATHHIKDLNVSVALSGDMEEVHYSGSNANVLPTDTTKNTVYAFAKEHGIESAEQFGIHLARHFVTSQEPIKTARIRIEEYAWERIETSDANSRFIGADDVKHSFVRKGQETRVTQITYDGSSWEVISGLKDLVVMNSTNSEFWGYVKDKYTTLPEAYDRILATQVSGRWRFNWTGDEQKMPNWEKSYDQVRKHMLQAFAETYSLSLQQTLYQMGSRIIENRSEIDEVRFSLPNKHHFLVDLKPFGLENDNEVYFAADRPYGLIEATILREGCEPHIPVDLTNL; from the coding sequence ATGACCGACCATTCCCACCGCGGTCGCCCTGTGATGCTGGGGCAGAACCAGTACGGCAAGGCCGAGAACCGCGTCGTGAAGATCACCCGCGACGGGGCGACGCACCACATCAAGGACCTGAACGTGTCCGTGGCGCTGAGCGGCGACATGGAAGAGGTCCACTACTCGGGCTCCAACGCGAACGTCCTGCCGACGGACACCACCAAGAACACGGTGTACGCCTTCGCCAAGGAGCACGGCATCGAGTCCGCCGAACAGTTCGGCATCCACCTCGCCCGGCACTTCGTGACCTCGCAGGAGCCGATCAAGACGGCGCGCATCCGCATCGAGGAGTACGCCTGGGAGCGCATCGAGACCTCCGACGCCAACTCCAGGTTCATCGGCGCCGACGACGTCAAGCACTCCTTCGTGCGCAAGGGCCAGGAGACCCGGGTCACCCAGATCACCTATGACGGCTCGTCGTGGGAGGTCATCTCGGGGCTGAAGGACCTCGTCGTGATGAACTCGACGAACTCCGAGTTCTGGGGCTACGTCAAGGACAAGTACACGACGCTCCCCGAGGCGTACGACCGCATCCTGGCCACCCAGGTCTCCGGCCGCTGGCGCTTCAACTGGACCGGCGACGAGCAGAAGATGCCCAACTGGGAGAAGTCCTACGACCAGGTCAGGAAGCACATGCTCCAGGCCTTCGCGGAGACCTACTCCCTGTCGCTGCAGCAGACCCTCTATCAGATGGGCTCGCGGATCATCGAGAACCGCAGCGAGATCGACGAGGTCCGCTTCTCCCTTCCCAACAAGCACCATTTCCTCGTTGACCTCAAGCCGTTCGGGCTCGAGAACGACAACGAGGTGTACTTCGCGGCCGACCGGCCTTACGGACTGATCGAGGCCACCATCCTGCGCGAGGGCTGCGAGCCGCACATCCCGGTGGACCTCACCAACCTCTGA
- a CDS encoding 8-oxoguanine deaminase, with the protein MAASAEVRRIVIENCAIATVDAGDTEYASGHVVVADNRIESLGAGGAPESLENVVRRIDATGHLVTPGLVNTHHHFYQWITRGLATDHNLFNWLVALYPTWARIDERMVSAAAQGSLAMMARGGVTTAMDHHYVFPQGSGDLSGAIIRAARGMGVRFTLARGSMDRSEKDGGLPPDFAVETLEGALAATEATVDEHHDPSFGAMTQVAVAPCSPFSVSTELMRQGAELARRKGVRLHTHGSETVEEEQFCKELFGMGPTEYFESTGWLGEDVWMAHCVHMNDSDIAAFARTKTGVAHCPSSNARLAAGIARVPDMLAAGVPVGLGVDGTASNESGELHTELRNALLINRLGAHREAALNARQALRLGTYGGAQVLGRAAEIGSLEPGKLADLVLWKLDTLAHASIADPVTALVFGAAAPVTLSLVGGEPVVENGRLLHVDEDAIARATREEAQRLARIAAQA; encoded by the coding sequence ATGGCAGCATCGGCAGAAGTCCGGCGTATCGTCATCGAGAACTGTGCGATCGCGACGGTGGACGCGGGCGACACCGAGTACGCCTCGGGCCATGTCGTCGTCGCGGACAACCGCATCGAGTCGCTCGGCGCGGGCGGGGCCCCGGAGAGCCTGGAGAACGTCGTACGCCGTATCGACGCCACGGGCCACCTCGTGACCCCCGGCCTGGTCAACACCCATCACCACTTCTACCAGTGGATCACCCGCGGCCTGGCCACCGACCACAACCTGTTCAACTGGCTCGTCGCGCTCTACCCGACCTGGGCGCGCATCGACGAGCGGATGGTGTCCGCCGCCGCGCAGGGCTCCCTCGCCATGATGGCCCGCGGCGGCGTCACCACCGCCATGGACCACCACTACGTCTTCCCGCAGGGCTCCGGCGACCTGTCCGGCGCCATCATCCGGGCCGCCCGCGGGATGGGCGTCCGCTTCACCCTCGCCCGCGGCTCCATGGACCGCAGCGAGAAGGACGGCGGTCTGCCGCCGGACTTCGCCGTCGAGACCCTCGAAGGTGCCCTCGCCGCCACCGAGGCGACCGTCGACGAGCACCACGACCCCTCCTTCGGCGCCATGACCCAGGTGGCCGTCGCGCCCTGCTCGCCCTTCTCCGTCTCCACCGAACTCATGCGTCAGGGCGCCGAGTTGGCCCGCCGCAAGGGCGTACGACTGCACACGCACGGCTCGGAGACCGTGGAGGAGGAGCAGTTCTGCAAGGAACTGTTCGGCATGGGCCCGACCGAGTACTTCGAGTCCACCGGCTGGCTCGGCGAGGACGTGTGGATGGCGCACTGCGTCCACATGAACGACTCCGACATCGCCGCCTTCGCCCGTACGAAGACCGGTGTCGCCCACTGTCCCTCGTCCAACGCCCGTCTCGCGGCCGGCATCGCCCGCGTCCCGGACATGCTCGCGGCCGGCGTCCCGGTCGGCCTCGGCGTCGACGGCACCGCCTCGAACGAGTCCGGCGAACTCCACACCGAACTGCGCAACGCCCTCCTCATCAACCGCCTCGGCGCCCACCGGGAAGCCGCCCTGAACGCCCGTCAGGCGCTGCGCCTTGGCACCTACGGCGGCGCCCAGGTCCTGGGCAGGGCGGCGGAGATCGGTTCCCTGGAGCCGGGCAAGCTCGCCGACCTCGTGCTGTGGAAGCTGGACACCCTCGCGCACGCATCGATCGCCGACCCGGTGACCGCGCTGGTCTTCGGCGCGGCGGCCCCGGTCACGCTCTCGCTCGTGGGCGGCGAGCCGGTGGTGGAGAACGGCCGGCTCCTGCACGTCGACGAGGACGCCATCGCCCGCGCCACGCGGGAGGAGGCGCAGCGCCTCGCGCGGATCGCCGCGCAGGCCTGA
- a CDS encoding nucleobase:cation symporter-2 family protein, whose amino-acid sequence MTAHPVDEKLPALKMATTGLQHVAAMYAGVVAPPLIVGAAVGLSPTELTFLTGACLFTAGLATFLQTLGFWKIGARLPFVNGVTFAGVAPMTAVVASTKDRSDALPIIFGAVMVAGVLGFVAAPFFSKAVRFFPPVVTGTVITLIGVSLLPVAFGWAQGPDPAAHDYGSPTYLGLAAATLVLVLLLRRFTRGFVKQIAVLLGLVIGTLVAIPFGVTDFGPVTDADVVGFPTPFHFGAPQFQLAAILSLCVVMVVSMTESTADMLALGEIVERPADERTIAAGLRADTLGSALSPLFNGFMCSAFAQNIGLVAMTRIRSRYVVATGGGFLVLMGLCPMAASLIAVVPRPVLGGAGVVLFGSVAASGIQTLVRAGLEKDNNVLIVAVSLAVGIIPITAPHFYHAFPQTARIVLDSGISTGCLAAVLLNLVFNHLGRHRDDDEVTAPMEPGEEIVDRRTGPGPAVVGA is encoded by the coding sequence GTGACCGCCCACCCCGTCGACGAGAAACTGCCCGCACTCAAGATGGCCACCACGGGTCTGCAACACGTGGCCGCCATGTACGCGGGAGTCGTCGCCCCACCCCTGATCGTCGGCGCCGCCGTCGGTCTGTCCCCCACCGAGCTGACCTTCCTCACCGGCGCCTGCCTGTTCACCGCGGGCCTCGCCACCTTTCTCCAGACCCTCGGCTTCTGGAAGATCGGAGCGAGGCTGCCGTTCGTCAACGGCGTCACCTTCGCGGGCGTCGCCCCCATGACCGCCGTCGTCGCCTCCACCAAGGACAGGTCCGACGCCCTGCCGATCATCTTCGGCGCGGTGATGGTCGCGGGCGTCCTGGGCTTCGTGGCGGCCCCCTTCTTCAGCAAGGCCGTCCGCTTCTTCCCGCCCGTCGTCACCGGCACCGTCATCACCCTCATAGGTGTCTCGCTGCTGCCGGTCGCCTTCGGCTGGGCGCAGGGACCCGATCCCGCGGCGCACGACTACGGTTCGCCGACCTACCTGGGCCTCGCGGCGGCCACGCTCGTGCTCGTGCTGCTGCTGCGCCGCTTCACCCGCGGTTTCGTCAAGCAGATCGCCGTGCTGCTCGGCCTGGTCATCGGCACGCTGGTGGCGATCCCGTTCGGCGTCACGGACTTCGGTCCGGTGACCGACGCGGACGTGGTCGGCTTCCCGACCCCGTTCCACTTCGGCGCCCCGCAGTTCCAGCTCGCCGCGATCCTCTCGCTGTGCGTGGTCATGGTGGTCTCGATGACCGAATCGACCGCGGACATGCTGGCGTTGGGGGAGATCGTCGAGCGTCCGGCCGACGAGCGGACCATCGCGGCGGGCCTGCGCGCGGACACTCTCGGCTCGGCCCTCAGCCCGCTCTTCAACGGCTTCATGTGCAGTGCCTTCGCGCAGAACATCGGGCTGGTCGCGATGACACGGATCCGCAGCCGGTACGTCGTCGCCACCGGCGGTGGATTCCTGGTGCTGATGGGCCTGTGCCCGATGGCCGCGTCGCTGATCGCCGTCGTACCGCGCCCGGTCCTCGGCGGGGCGGGCGTCGTCCTGTTCGGCTCGGTCGCGGCCAGCGGCATCCAGACCCTGGTCAGGGCCGGCCTGGAGAAGGACAACAACGTCCTGATCGTCGCCGTGTCGCTGGCCGTCGGGATCATCCCGATCACCGCGCCGCACTTCTATCACGCGTTCCCCCAGACCGCGCGGATCGTCCTGGACTCGGGGATCTCCACGGGGTGCTTGGCGGCCGTCCTGCTCAACCTCGTCTTCAACCACCTGGGCCGACACCGGGACGACGACGAGGTCACGGCCCCGATGGAGCCGGGCGAGGAGATCGTGGACCGGCGCACCGGTCCCGGCCCCGCGGTGGTGGGCGCGTAG
- a CDS encoding chitosanase, with protein sequence MHTPHAGPQLHTSRRTLLTLIGASLVAGPLLATQSQAAASGGLDDPAKKEIAMKLVSSAENSSLDWKAQYKYIEDIGDGRGYTAGIIGFCSGTGDMLDLVELYTQRKPGNVLAKYLPALRKVNGSDSHQGLDPGFPADWRKAAQDTAFQQAQNDERDRVYFNPAVAQGKTDGIGVLGQFTYYDAIVMHGDGGDSTSFSNIRRRALAKAKPPAQGGDEVTYLNAFLDARVWAMKQEEAHSDTTRVDTEQRVFLQKRNLNLDPPLNWKVYGDSYHIG encoded by the coding sequence GTGCACACCCCCCACGCAGGTCCCCAGCTCCACACCTCACGGCGCACACTGCTCACGCTGATCGGAGCCTCGCTGGTGGCAGGCCCCCTCCTCGCGACCCAGTCCCAGGCCGCCGCCTCCGGCGGCCTGGACGACCCGGCGAAGAAGGAGATCGCCATGAAGCTGGTCTCCAGCGCGGAGAACTCCTCGCTGGACTGGAAGGCGCAGTACAAGTACATCGAGGACATCGGTGACGGGCGCGGCTACACGGCCGGCATCATCGGCTTCTGTTCGGGCACCGGCGACATGCTGGACCTGGTCGAGCTGTACACCCAGCGCAAGCCCGGCAACGTCCTCGCCAAGTACCTGCCCGCCCTGCGCAAGGTGAACGGCAGCGACTCCCACCAGGGCCTGGACCCCGGCTTCCCCGCCGACTGGCGCAAGGCCGCCCAGGACACCGCGTTCCAGCAGGCCCAGAACGACGAGCGGGACCGGGTCTACTTCAACCCCGCCGTCGCCCAGGGCAAGACCGACGGCATCGGCGTCCTCGGCCAGTTCACGTACTACGACGCCATCGTGATGCACGGCGACGGCGGCGACAGCACCAGCTTCAGCAACATCCGCAGGCGTGCCCTGGCCAAGGCCAAGCCGCCGGCCCAGGGCGGCGACGAGGTGACGTATCTGAACGCCTTCCTCGACGCGCGCGTCTGGGCGATGAAGCAGGAGGAGGCCCACTCCGACACCACCCGCGTCGACACCGAACAGCGGGTGTTCCTGCAGAAGCGGAACCTGAACCTCGACCCGCCACTGAACTGGAAGGTGTACGGGGACAGCTACCACATCGGCTGA
- a CDS encoding MFS transporter: MPFRTESPSEPPVPRPYSRWASLAVLCAGTLMTILDGNIVTVAMPAIQSDLGFSGPGLAWVVNAYLIPFGGLLLLVGRLGDLVGRRRMFAAGLTVFTAASVLCGVATGRGLLVAARALQGVGGAMTSAVVLGMLIALFPEPREQARAIAVFSAVGAAGGALGTFLGGALTQTVGWHWIFLINLPIGVVAWLAAIRILAPDRGVGLGKGADYPGATLVTGALMLTVYTIVGAGDRNPGTTLALAVLSLGLYVGFFLRQARAARPLLRLRLFHSRALSGANGVQILMVAGMFGFQYIGALYLQRVLGCSELATGTAFLPAPIAIGVLMLTLSARTIARFGPYRVLLAGLVLITGGMALLSRAPADGSYVADVLPAMLLLAAGFAAAMPAVTGLAMTGAREEDAGLASGLFNTTQVVGGSLGLAVLTTLAASRTERLAGGGAGAVAALADGYRLAFTVATGIALAALVLAAAILRPGRAHAPHVSPARSERWTTRLSPRDRS; this comes from the coding sequence ATGCCGTTCCGGACCGAGTCACCGTCCGAACCGCCGGTCCCCCGACCGTACTCCCGCTGGGCCTCGCTCGCCGTTCTGTGCGCGGGCACCCTGATGACGATCCTGGACGGGAACATCGTCACGGTCGCGATGCCCGCGATCCAGAGTGATCTGGGGTTCTCGGGGCCGGGGCTCGCCTGGGTGGTGAACGCGTATCTGATCCCGTTCGGGGGGCTGTTGCTGCTCGTGGGCCGGCTCGGGGACCTCGTGGGGCGCAGGCGGATGTTCGCCGCCGGGCTCACGGTGTTCACGGCGGCGTCCGTGCTGTGCGGGGTCGCCACCGGCCGGGGCCTGCTGGTCGCGGCCCGCGCCCTGCAGGGTGTCGGCGGGGCGATGACCTCGGCCGTCGTCCTCGGCATGCTGATCGCACTCTTCCCCGAACCGCGTGAACAGGCCCGCGCCATCGCGGTGTTCAGCGCGGTCGGCGCGGCGGGCGGGGCGCTCGGCACCTTCCTCGGCGGGGCGCTGACCCAGACGGTCGGCTGGCACTGGATCTTTCTGATCAACCTGCCGATCGGAGTGGTCGCGTGGCTCGCCGCGATCCGGATCCTCGCCCCGGACCGGGGAGTCGGGCTCGGCAAGGGCGCAGACTATCCGGGAGCGACGCTGGTCACGGGCGCGCTGATGCTGACGGTGTACACGATCGTCGGCGCCGGCGACCGGAATCCGGGGACCACGCTCGCACTGGCCGTGCTCTCACTCGGCCTCTACGTCGGCTTCTTCCTGCGTCAGGCGCGGGCCGCCCGTCCGCTGCTGCGGCTGCGGCTCTTCCACTCCCGCGCCCTGAGCGGCGCCAACGGGGTGCAGATCCTGATGGTCGCGGGGATGTTCGGCTTTCAGTACATCGGTGCGCTCTACCTCCAACGCGTGCTCGGGTGCAGCGAGTTGGCCACCGGCACCGCCTTCCTCCCCGCGCCGATCGCGATCGGGGTGCTGATGCTGACCCTGTCCGCGCGGACGATCGCCCGGTTCGGTCCGTACCGGGTGCTGCTCGCCGGGCTCGTCCTGATCACCGGAGGCATGGCCCTGCTGAGCCGGGCCCCGGCCGACGGCTCGTACGTCGCCGACGTACTGCCGGCGATGCTGCTGCTCGCCGCCGGTTTCGCGGCCGCGATGCCCGCGGTGACGGGGCTCGCCATGACGGGCGCCCGGGAGGAGGACGCGGGACTGGCCTCCGGGCTCTTCAACACCACGCAGGTGGTGGGCGGTTCGCTGGGCCTGGCCGTGCTGACGACGCTGGCGGCGAGTCGTACGGAGCGGCTGGCCGGTGGGGGCGCGGGGGCCGTGGCGGCCCTGGCGGACGGTTACCGGCTGGCGTTCACGGTGGCCACGGGGATCGCGCTGGCGGCCCTGGTCCTGGCGGCGGCGATCCTGCGGCCGGGGCGGGCACACGCCCCGCATGTCTCCCCCGCCCGGTCCGAGCGATGGACGACGCGCCTTTCCCCTCGCGACCGGTCCTGA